One segment of Clavelina lepadiformis chromosome 2, kaClaLepa1.1, whole genome shotgun sequence DNA contains the following:
- the LOC143445548 gene encoding dehydrogenase/reductase SDR family member 11-like: MERWVGKVALITGASEGIGASIAEKLVQSEMKVIGCARNIDKLNKTASKINNVGPGEMYPYQCDLNEESQVLGMFQFIREKFKTLHVCVNNAAVIHDTSILEGKTEEWKHMLNVNVLAVLICSRESVKLMRESEVDDGHIINLNSVAGHRIVHKPLYGITKFALSAINQGLRVELIGAKTHIRSTQISPGFVETYLLDKVYPGQGKCDKLFSEMECLKTEDISEAVLYVLGSHPRVNVNDIIIRPTEQLE; encoded by the exons ATGGAAAGGTGGGTAGGTAAGGTGGCTTTAATTACTGGGGCTTCAGAGGGCATTggtgcttcaatagctgaaaAATTAGTTCAGAGTGAAATGAAAGTGATTGGTTGTGCAAGAAATATAGACAAGCTCAATAAAACTGCATCCAAAATCAACAATGTTGGGCCTGGTGAGATGTATCCGTATCAGTGTGATTTAAATGAAGAATCTCAGGTACTTGGAATGTTTCAGTTCATCagagaaaagtttaaaactctGCATGTATGTGTAAACAATGCTGCTGTGATCCATGACACGTCAATTTTGGAAGGAAAAACAGAA GAATGGAAACATATGCTGAATGTCAATGTATTAGCAGTACTGATATGTTCAAGGGAGTCAGTTAAGCTCATGAGGGAGTCAGAAGTGGATGATGGGCACATCATTAATTTGAACAGTGTGGCTGGGCATCGCATTGTCCATAAACCTCTGTATGGTATTACAAAGTTTGCTTTGAGTGCAATCAACCAGGGTCTTAGGGTTGAGTTGATTGGAGCAAAAACTCATATCCGTTCAACACAGATTTCACCTGGATTTGTGGAAACCTATCTTTTGGACAA AGTTTATCCTGGACAAGGAAAATGTGATAAGCTATTTTCGGAAATGGAATGCTTGAAGACAGAAGATATTTCTGAAGcagttttgtatgttttggGATCTCACCCTCGCGTTAATGTCAATGATATCATCATTCGACCAACAGAACAACTTGAGTAA